The following proteins are co-located in the Billgrantia tianxiuensis genome:
- a CDS encoding iron-containing alcohol dehydrogenase — translation MSHSLGGFLDLPHGLCNSLLLEHVVAYNFEAAPERFTRIAETLGIDCRGLNHGQVKVRLLDHLIELKRAVGLTGTLGRVGVSTSDVPFLARHALEDPCILTNPRRSGPRDVQVVYEEAL, via the coding sequence ATGTCGCACAGTCTCGGCGGCTTTCTCGATCTGCCCCATGGCTTGTGCAACTCGCTGCTGCTGGAGCATGTGGTGGCCTACAACTTCGAGGCCGCACCGGAGCGCTTTACCCGCATCGCCGAAACCCTGGGCATCGACTGCCGCGGCCTGAACCACGGGCAGGTGAAGGTCCGCCTGCTCGATCACCTGATCGAACTCAAGCGTGCCGTGGGCCTGACCGGCACCCTCGGCAGGGTCGGCGTCAGCACCAGCGACGTGCCGTTCCTGGCGCGCCACGCGCTGGAGGATCCCTGCATCCTGACCAATCCGCGGCGCTCCGGCCCGCGCGACGTCCAGGTGGTGTACGAGGAGGCGCTGTGA
- the pqqE gene encoding pyrroloquinoline quinone biosynthesis protein PqqE produces the protein MSERHGVEAIGAPLWLLAELTYRCPLQCPYCSNPLDFARYRDELDTDAWIDVLRQARAMGAVQLGFSGGEPLVRRDLETLVAEARRLGFYTNLITSGVGLDGARIEALREAGLDHIQISLQAADPEMAAAVAGSAKAHAAKLAMARAVKAAGYPMVLNVVLHRHNIDDVDRLIALCDELGADAVELASCQYYGWARLNRAGLLPSRAQVERAEEVTQQWRQRLAARGREMRLLFVVPDYYAERPKACMGGWGAIFLTVAPDGAVLPCHSARELPMSFPRVGDRSLEDIWYASEAFNRFRGDAWMREPCRGCSERHQDHAGCRCQAYLLTGDPAATDPVCSKSPKRELIELARAEAGDKPEGRGIEALVSRQSRNSRTFRRG, from the coding sequence ATGAGCGAGCGGCATGGTGTCGAAGCGATCGGTGCCCCCCTGTGGCTGCTGGCCGAGCTGACCTATCGCTGCCCGCTGCAGTGCCCCTACTGTTCCAACCCACTCGACTTTGCCCGCTACCGCGACGAACTCGACACCGATGCGTGGATCGACGTGCTGCGTCAGGCGCGGGCCATGGGCGCGGTGCAGCTTGGCTTCTCGGGCGGCGAACCGCTGGTGCGGCGCGACCTGGAGACTCTGGTCGCCGAGGCGAGGCGGCTTGGCTTCTACACCAACCTGATCACCTCCGGCGTGGGGCTGGATGGTGCCCGGATCGAGGCGTTGCGCGAGGCGGGGCTGGATCACATCCAGATCAGCCTGCAGGCGGCGGATCCCGAGATGGCTGCCGCCGTGGCCGGCTCGGCCAAGGCTCATGCCGCCAAGCTGGCCATGGCCCGGGCGGTCAAGGCGGCCGGCTATCCCATGGTGCTCAACGTGGTCCTGCACCGCCACAACATCGACGACGTCGATCGACTGATCGCCCTGTGCGACGAGCTGGGCGCGGATGCGGTGGAACTGGCTAGCTGCCAGTACTACGGCTGGGCCAGACTCAACCGTGCCGGGCTGCTGCCGAGCCGGGCCCAGGTCGAACGTGCCGAGGAGGTGACGCAGCAGTGGCGCCAGCGTCTTGCCGCGCGCGGGCGGGAGATGCGGCTGCTGTTCGTGGTGCCCGACTACTACGCCGAGCGCCCCAAGGCGTGCATGGGCGGCTGGGGGGCGATCTTCCTCACCGTAGCGCCGGACGGCGCCGTGCTGCCGTGTCACAGTGCGCGCGAGCTGCCGATGAGCTTTCCCCGCGTGGGCGACCGCTCGCTGGAGGATATCTGGTACGCCAGCGAGGCCTTCAACCGCTTCCGTGGCGACGCCTGGATGCGCGAACCCTGCCGTGGTTGCAGCGAGCGCCACCAGGATCACGCCGGCTGTCGTTGCCAGGCGTACCTGTTGACCGGCGATCCGGCGGCGACCGACCCGGTGTGCAGCAAGTCGCCGAAGCGCGAGCTGATCGAGCTGGCCCGGGCCGAGGCCGGAGACAAGCCCGAAGGGCGGGGCATCGAGGCGCTGGTATCCCGGCAGTCGAGGAATTCGCGCACTTTCCGGCGCGGCTGA
- a CDS encoding iron-containing alcohol dehydrogenase codes for MASSITELRKFVAPEIIFGDGARRAVANYVATFGAERVLLVSDPGVVLAGWVEEVETDLAAQGIVCQRFTSVSPNPRAEEVMEGAMVYREMGAQAIVAIGGGSPMDCAKGIGIVVAHDGHIIDFEGVDTLRVPIPPLIFVPTTAGTSADISQFAIISDQQRRMKFSIVSKSVVPDVSLIDPQVTLTMSPFLTACTGVDALVHAIEAFVSTGSGPLTDAHALEAMRLINGHLVALVQAPTTWSCVPR; via the coding sequence ATGGCATCCAGTATCACCGAGCTGCGCAAGTTCGTGGCTCCCGAGATCATCTTCGGTGACGGCGCGCGTCGCGCCGTGGCCAACTACGTGGCCACCTTCGGTGCCGAGCGGGTGCTGCTGGTGTCGGACCCCGGCGTCGTTCTCGCCGGCTGGGTCGAGGAGGTGGAGACGGACCTGGCGGCCCAGGGCATCGTCTGCCAGCGCTTCACCTCGGTGTCGCCCAACCCGCGCGCCGAGGAGGTGATGGAGGGGGCCATGGTGTACCGCGAGATGGGTGCCCAGGCCATCGTGGCGATCGGCGGCGGCAGCCCCATGGACTGCGCCAAGGGCATCGGCATCGTCGTCGCCCACGACGGCCACATCATCGACTTCGAGGGCGTCGATACCCTGCGGGTGCCGATTCCGCCGCTGATCTTCGTGCCCACCACGGCGGGCACCTCGGCGGACATCTCCCAGTTCGCGATCATTTCCGATCAGCAGCGGCGCATGAAATTCTCCATCGTCAGCAAGTCGGTGGTGCCGGACGTCTCGCTGATCGACCCCCAGGTCACCCTGACCATGAGTCCCTTCCTCACGGCCTGCACCGGCGTCGACGCGCTGGTACATGCCATCGAAGCCTTCGTCTCCACCGGCAGCGGGCCGCTCACCGATGCCCATGCCCTGGAGGCGATGCGACTGATCAACGGACATCTGGTGGCGCTGGTACAGGCCCCCACGACCTGGAGCTGCGTTCCCAGGTGA
- a CDS encoding ATP-binding response regulator yields MRRRGDAVSIEVHDSGPGIPADQLQAIFEEYHQLNAERARNRQGVGLGLAIVERICQRLDMAIEVTSRPGRGSRFAVRVPIGQPSPALEAASVTALPESPLQGRRMLVVDNDSRILLGMQALLEQWGMECHTAHDLDEALAQGLAAPDVLLVDLHLDAGETGDRLVEKLRRHWRQPTLPAVVITADRSEEWRRSLAGLDLPLLHKPVRPGKLRAVLSQLLGRESR; encoded by the coding sequence GTGCGGCGCAGGGGCGACGCCGTCTCCATCGAGGTGCACGACAGCGGTCCTGGCATTCCCGCCGATCAGCTCCAGGCGATCTTCGAGGAGTACCACCAGCTCAATGCCGAACGGGCTCGCAATCGCCAGGGCGTGGGGCTGGGCCTGGCAATCGTCGAGCGGATCTGCCAGCGCCTGGACATGGCGATAGAAGTGACGTCCAGGCCGGGCCGCGGTTCGCGTTTTGCCGTGCGGGTGCCGATCGGCCAGCCTTCTCCCGCCCTGGAGGCAGCGAGCGTGACGGCGTTGCCCGAGAGTCCGTTGCAGGGCCGGCGCATGCTGGTGGTGGACAACGACAGTCGTATCCTGCTGGGCATGCAGGCGCTGCTCGAGCAGTGGGGCATGGAGTGCCATACCGCCCACGATCTTGACGAGGCGCTGGCCCAGGGGCTCGCCGCGCCCGACGTACTGCTGGTGGACCTGCACTTGGATGCAGGAGAAACGGGCGATCGCTTGGTGGAGAAACTGCGCCGACACTGGCGACAGCCAACGCTGCCGGCGGTAGTGATCACCGCGGACCGCTCCGAGGAGTGGCGGCGAAGCCTGGCCGGGCTCGACCTCCCGCTGTTGCACAAGCCGGTGCGGCCGGGCAAGCTGCGCGCCGTATTGAGCCAGCTGCTCGGTCGCGAGTCGCGCTGA
- a CDS encoding ATP-binding protein, producing MLRYPLRLKLGAIAALLFLTAALVVVGLAAWRQEELHHSVTGDAAWHAYKLDRDIIQLRSDLAWQTGNARSLEALKLRFDLIYSRINLLQRGDVNQLLAKVPLASRLFPDLIVLMDDIDILLDEIVQLGEGERLVLSDRLERVGGLTEQLIIAINGHLAEAATRDREVLQTLYAVLLALILAMSLAAMLVAAFLVREARDNAEARRSLESLSRELQATAQRAEAASQSKSEFLATVSHEIRTPLNGVIGMSDLLLDQPIDPQSHEYARTLHVSAARLLELINDILDFSKIESGKLELERRPLRLATLIGDACRLFTPRAQAKGLELVAHVSSSLPEQLMGDPARLRQVLLNLLSNAIKFTEHGEVRVEATLSTEGRLNLAVCDTGPGIAEDQQDWLFEPFRQGDASTARRYGGTGLGLAISRRLTEAMGGTIGVDSQPGQGSRFWIELPLESTHSEHEPELLEPPVPETAVGGRVLLVEDNPINQQVAVAMLERHGCEVAVADSGSKALQLAERESFDMVFMDVQMPGMDGLETTRRLRQAGGRSARIPVVAMTAGGPGAERERCLAAGMTDYLVKPLRRRELAAVLRHGLAGAARPAEAGTDAVEESPGDIVDERVLDELLESLGEKTLAGLFAVHREQLQQHAENLQLALEQDDIASLAAGAHRLKGESGSLGGRRLAGIAERLERFARSERRDEAALELRLLQASIPVTIEAMEAWLEDR from the coding sequence ATGCTGCGTTATCCGCTGCGCTTGAAGCTGGGGGCGATAGCGGCCCTGCTGTTCTTAACCGCCGCCCTGGTGGTGGTGGGACTGGCCGCCTGGCGCCAGGAGGAGCTCCACCACAGTGTGACCGGCGATGCTGCCTGGCACGCCTACAAGCTCGACCGTGACATCATCCAGTTGCGCAGCGACCTGGCGTGGCAAACCGGCAATGCCCGGTCCCTCGAAGCGCTGAAGCTGCGCTTCGATCTGATCTACAGCCGTATCAACCTGCTGCAGCGAGGCGACGTCAACCAGCTCCTGGCGAAAGTGCCCCTGGCCAGCCGGCTTTTTCCGGACCTGATAGTGTTGATGGACGATATCGACATCCTGCTCGACGAAATCGTGCAGCTGGGAGAGGGCGAGCGCCTGGTGCTGTCCGATCGCCTGGAGCGGGTCGGAGGATTGACCGAACAGCTGATCATCGCCATCAACGGCCACCTTGCCGAAGCGGCGACCCGGGATCGGGAAGTGCTGCAGACCCTTTATGCCGTGCTGCTGGCCCTGATCCTGGCCATGAGTCTGGCCGCCATGCTGGTGGCCGCCTTTCTCGTGCGCGAGGCGCGCGACAACGCCGAAGCCCGCCGTTCGCTGGAATCGCTCAGTCGCGAGCTGCAGGCCACCGCGCAACGGGCCGAGGCTGCCAGCCAGTCGAAGTCGGAGTTCCTGGCAACGGTCAGCCATGAGATCCGCACGCCGCTCAACGGGGTCATCGGCATGAGCGACCTGCTTCTGGATCAGCCGATCGATCCGCAATCGCATGAATACGCCCGTACGCTGCACGTCAGTGCCGCGCGCCTGCTGGAGTTGATCAACGACATTCTCGATTTCTCCAAGATCGAGTCGGGCAAGCTGGAGCTCGAGCGGCGCCCGCTGCGCTTGGCGACGTTGATCGGCGACGCCTGCCGGCTCTTCACCCCGCGTGCCCAGGCCAAGGGGCTCGAGCTGGTGGCCCATGTGTCGTCGTCGTTGCCCGAGCAGCTCATGGGGGACCCCGCACGGCTGCGGCAGGTGCTACTCAACCTGCTCTCCAATGCCATCAAATTCACCGAGCATGGCGAAGTGCGCGTCGAGGCGACGCTGAGCACCGAAGGACGGTTGAACCTGGCGGTCTGCGACACCGGCCCCGGTATCGCCGAGGACCAGCAGGACTGGCTCTTCGAGCCGTTTCGCCAGGGCGATGCCTCGACGGCGAGACGCTATGGCGGGACGGGACTGGGGCTTGCCATCAGCCGACGCCTGACCGAGGCCATGGGCGGTACCATCGGCGTCGATAGTCAGCCCGGCCAGGGGAGCCGCTTCTGGATCGAGTTGCCACTGGAGTCGACGCATAGCGAACACGAGCCGGAACTACTCGAGCCGCCGGTGCCGGAAACCGCCGTGGGCGGCAGGGTACTGCTGGTCGAGGACAACCCGATCAACCAGCAAGTGGCGGTGGCGATGCTGGAGCGACATGGCTGCGAAGTCGCCGTCGCCGACAGCGGGAGCAAGGCGCTGCAGCTCGCTGAGCGGGAAAGCTTCGACATGGTCTTCATGGATGTCCAGATGCCTGGCATGGACGGCTTGGAAACTACGCGCCGCTTGCGGCAGGCTGGCGGCCGAAGCGCCCGGATACCGGTCGTGGCGATGACGGCGGGCGGCCCTGGAGCGGAGCGGGAGCGCTGCCTGGCCGCCGGCATGACCGACTACCTGGTGAAGCCGTTGCGTCGACGTGAACTGGCGGCCGTGTTGCGGCATGGTCTGGCTGGCGCAGCCCGGCCCGCAGAGGCTGGTACGGATGCGGTTGAGGAGAGTCCGGGCGACATCGTGGATGAGAGGGTACTGGACGAGTTGCTGGAGTCGCTTGGGGAGAAAACGCTCGCCGGACTGTTTGCCGTACACCGCGAGCAGTTGCAACAGCATGCCGAGAACCTGCAGCTGGCGCTGGAGCAGGATGACATAGCTTCGCTGGCGGCTGGTGCGCATCGCCTCAAGGGCGAGTCGGGAAGCCTCGGCGGACGTCGGCTAGCCGGCATTGCCGAGCGCCTGGAGCGTTTTGCGCGCAGTGAACGGCGCGACGAAGCGGCTCTCGAACTCCGGCTCCTGCAGGCCAGCATTCCCGTGACGATCGAGGCGATGGAAGCGTGGCTGGAAGACCGCTAG
- the nosP gene encoding nitric oxide-sensing protein NosP, translated as MQLPLAVPQESGAVALDGPLWVAQTSASDPEQAAQYLASQLLNPYLEGVLFFCSAEYDLPALAAALEAHLGGVKLCGCTTAGELGVEGYSRGSIVAVGFDRRAFALDYRLIRELDRFTLLDAQRITDQLMEHCTRSGVAPLKGHTFAMTLLDGLSACEELVLLTLTSVLAGIPHFGGSAGDDNRLTGTHVYGEGAFHDRAAVVLMVNTELDFEVLSTHHLRPRGEKLVVTAADRERRRVLELNAEPAALEYARLVGCPVEALSPELFARHPLAVRLHDKTYVRAIQGVNPDLSLSFYCAVETGIVLTAMQSSDLLADLGREIDTIAERLGPAECIIGCDCFLRRLELEQDGLQAAAKAFYRRERILGFNTYGEHCSGLHLNQTFSGVFIGQARRGH; from the coding sequence ATGCAATTGCCGCTAGCGGTGCCGCAGGAGAGTGGCGCAGTCGCACTGGATGGACCGCTGTGGGTGGCGCAGACCTCCGCCAGCGATCCCGAGCAGGCCGCCCAGTACCTGGCCAGCCAGTTGCTCAACCCCTACCTGGAAGGCGTGCTGTTCTTCTGTTCCGCCGAATACGATCTGCCGGCCCTGGCGGCGGCGCTGGAGGCCCACCTGGGGGGCGTCAAGCTGTGCGGCTGCACCACGGCGGGTGAGCTGGGCGTCGAGGGCTACTCGCGCGGCTCCATCGTGGCGGTAGGCTTCGATCGCCGTGCCTTTGCCCTCGACTACCGGCTGATCCGCGAGCTGGACCGCTTCACCCTGCTCGACGCCCAGCGCATCACCGACCAGTTGATGGAACATTGCACCCGTTCGGGGGTGGCGCCGCTCAAGGGCCACACCTTCGCCATGACCCTGCTCGACGGCCTCTCGGCCTGCGAGGAGCTGGTGCTGCTGACCCTGACCTCGGTATTGGCCGGCATCCCCCACTTCGGTGGCAGCGCCGGTGATGACAACCGCCTGACCGGTACCCACGTCTACGGCGAAGGGGCCTTCCATGATCGCGCCGCCGTGGTGCTGATGGTCAACACCGAGCTGGATTTCGAGGTGCTCTCGACCCATCACCTGCGCCCGCGCGGCGAGAAGCTGGTCGTCACCGCCGCCGATCGCGAGCGTCGCCGGGTGCTGGAACTCAATGCCGAGCCCGCCGCATTGGAGTATGCGCGCTTGGTGGGCTGCCCGGTGGAGGCGCTCAGCCCCGAGCTGTTCGCCCGCCATCCGCTGGCGGTCAGGCTCCACGACAAGACCTACGTACGCGCCATCCAGGGCGTCAATCCCGACCTCAGCCTGAGCTTCTACTGTGCGGTGGAGACCGGCATCGTACTCACCGCCATGCAGAGCAGCGACCTGCTGGCGGATCTCGGACGCGAGATCGATACTATCGCCGAACGCCTGGGGCCCGCCGAGTGCATCATCGGCTGCGACTGCTTCCTGCGCCGCCTCGAACTCGAGCAGGACGGGCTGCAAGCGGCCGCCAAGGCGTTCTACCGGCGCGAGCGCATCCTCGGTTTCAACACCTACGGCGAACACTGCAGCGGTCTGCACCTCAACCAGACCTTCAGCGGCGTGTTCATCGGGCAGGCCCGCCGTGGCCACTGA
- the pqqC gene encoding pyrroloquinoline-quinone synthase PqqC produces MNAVHTPLTVALTPEAFREALMAKGAYYHIHHPYQVDMAEGRATPEQIRGWVANRFYYQVMIPQKDAALLANCPDAATRRRWIQRLLDHDGRDDDAGGIEAWLTLGEAVGLTRDELWAQEHVLPGVRFAVDAYVNFVRRASWQEAAISSLTELFAPLAHQSRLDTWPGHYPWIDEAGYGYFRKRLKEARRDVEHGLEVALTVCTTVETQQRALDILQFKLDVLWSMLDAMTLAYQLDRPPYHSVTDRAVFHRGLA; encoded by the coding sequence ATGAACGCCGTGCACACACCGCTTACGGTTGCACTCACGCCCGAGGCCTTTCGTGAGGCCCTGATGGCCAAGGGCGCCTATTACCATATTCACCACCCTTATCAGGTCGACATGGCCGAAGGGCGCGCCACGCCGGAGCAGATCCGTGGTTGGGTGGCCAACCGCTTCTACTACCAGGTGATGATCCCGCAGAAGGACGCCGCGCTGCTGGCCAACTGCCCGGACGCCGCCACCCGCCGCCGCTGGATCCAACGCCTGCTCGACCACGACGGTCGCGATGATGACGCAGGCGGCATCGAGGCCTGGCTGACCCTGGGCGAGGCGGTGGGGCTGACCCGCGACGAACTGTGGGCCCAGGAGCACGTGCTGCCCGGTGTGCGCTTCGCCGTCGACGCCTACGTCAACTTCGTGCGCCGGGCGAGCTGGCAGGAGGCGGCGATCTCGTCGCTCACCGAGCTGTTCGCGCCCCTGGCGCACCAGAGCCGGCTCGACACCTGGCCGGGCCACTACCCCTGGATCGACGAGGCCGGCTACGGCTACTTCCGCAAGCGCCTGAAGGAGGCGCGGCGCGATGTCGAGCACGGCCTGGAGGTGGCCCTCACGGTGTGTACCACCGTGGAAACCCAGCAGCGCGCCCTCGATATCCTGCAGTTCAAGCTCGACGTGCTGTGGAGCATGCTCGATGCCATGACCCTGGCTTATCAGCTCGACCGGCCGCCTTATCACAGTGTGACCGACCGGGCCGTATTTCATCGGGGGTTGGCATGA
- the pqqB gene encoding pyrroloquinoline quinone biosynthesis protein PqqB — protein sequence MQVLILGSAAGGGFPQWNCNCRNCHDVRRGRAGLVARTQSSIAVSMDGERWLLCNASPDIRAQLGASPALFPRRGLRHTGIAEVLLVDAQIDHVSGLLSLREGCPLDVWCTPSVHEDLSSGFPLFPMLRHWNGGLNWREIPLAGERERCTFQVPSCPGLEITALSLSSNAPPYSPRRGAPTVGDNLGLLLRDTLTGGTLFYGPGLGEPSDAARELMQQADCVLVDGTLWHDDEMVRLGIGHATGREMGHLALAGESGMIAELDALPETTQCILIHINNTNPVLDETSAERAVLDRHGIEVAFDGMRLTL from the coding sequence ATGCAGGTATTGATACTCGGTTCGGCGGCCGGGGGCGGTTTCCCCCAGTGGAACTGCAACTGTCGCAATTGTCATGACGTGCGGCGGGGGCGCGCCGGCCTCGTGGCGAGAACCCAGTCGTCGATAGCGGTGAGCATGGATGGTGAGCGCTGGCTGCTGTGCAACGCTTCGCCCGACATTCGCGCTCAGCTTGGTGCCTCTCCGGCGCTCTTTCCCAGGCGTGGCCTGCGCCACACCGGCATTGCCGAGGTGCTGCTGGTGGATGCCCAGATCGATCACGTCAGCGGGCTGCTGTCATTGCGTGAGGGTTGCCCGCTCGATGTCTGGTGCACGCCCAGCGTGCATGAGGACCTCTCCAGCGGCTTTCCGCTGTTTCCCATGCTGCGCCACTGGAACGGTGGGCTCAACTGGCGCGAGATCCCGCTGGCAGGTGAGCGTGAGCGCTGTACCTTCCAGGTGCCGAGCTGCCCAGGGCTCGAGATCACTGCGCTCTCGCTGAGCTCCAATGCACCGCCTTATTCTCCGCGCCGTGGCGCACCGACCGTCGGCGATAACCTGGGGCTGCTGCTGCGCGACACGCTGACGGGAGGCACGCTGTTCTACGGGCCCGGTCTGGGCGAGCCGAGCGATGCGGCGCGGGAGCTGATGCAGCAGGCCGATTGCGTGCTGGTGGATGGCACGCTGTGGCACGACGACGAGATGGTGCGCCTTGGTATCGGCCATGCCACCGGACGCGAGATGGGCCATCTGGCGCTGGCCGGGGAGAGCGGCATGATCGCCGAACTCGATGCATTGCCAGAGACGACGCAGTGCATTCTCATCCATATCAACAACACCAATCCGGTACTGGACGAAACCTCAGCCGAGCGCGCCGTTCTGGACCGGCACGGCATCGAAGTGGCCTTCGACGGCATGCGGCTCACTCTGTAG
- the pqqA gene encoding pyrroloquinoline quinone precursor peptide PqqA yields the protein MWTKPSFRDLRLGFEVTLYIANR from the coding sequence ATGTGGACCAAGCCCAGCTTTCGTGATCTGCGCCTCGGCTTCGAGGTCACGCTCTATATCGCCAACCGCTGA
- the pqqD gene encoding pyrroloquinoline quinone biosynthesis peptide chaperone PqqD: protein MSPQTVPALRPGWRLQWEEVQGRHVLLYPEGMVQLNESAGAILALIDGQRRQADIVAMLEARFPEASGIGDDVAEFLDEAQRQGWLVAVTP from the coding sequence ATGAGCCCGCAGACGGTGCCGGCGCTGCGCCCCGGCTGGCGGCTGCAGTGGGAGGAGGTCCAGGGCCGTCACGTGCTGCTCTATCCCGAGGGCATGGTGCAGCTCAACGAGAGTGCCGGCGCCATCTTGGCGCTGATCGATGGCCAGCGCCGCCAGGCGGATATCGTCGCGATGCTGGAGGCGCGCTTTCCCGAGGCTAGCGGCATCGGTGACGATGTGGCGGAGTTTCTCGACGAAGCGCAGCGGCAAGGCTGGCTGGTAGCGGTGACGCCATGA
- a CDS encoding PQQ-dependent sugar dehydrogenase yields MATGLSYSGLAHAEVQATHEEVASGVESEEATLRVTRLVSGIEHPWAVTWLDDERMLITARPGQLYLVDGDEVTEVGNLPRIDADEDQLTAPQGGNQGGLLDVAVHPDYANNGWIYFTYSSPGDDDSVMGDEEYGTGTALARARLSDDGSELTDLETLYAQVPRTAPGRHYGSRIVFPGDGSVMFSIGDRGIRYPSQDLTDPGGSIIRLNEDGGAHEENPFIGVEPGNLRPEIFSYGHRNNQGLALHPDTGALWAIDHGPSGGGEQLYIAEAGNNHGWPQVAFGREYSTDEFIGIGEEAPGVTPPVHVWYDTLAPSGLAFYTGDEFAAWQGNLFVGALYAERLHRLVLEGEEIAHEEVLLENELGRIRDVRQGPDGLLYVLTDESDGGLYRIEPEA; encoded by the coding sequence ATGGCCACCGGCCTGAGCTATAGCGGCCTCGCCCATGCCGAGGTTCAGGCCACCCATGAAGAAGTGGCCTCAGGAGTGGAAAGTGAGGAGGCAACACTACGCGTCACCCGATTGGTGAGCGGTATCGAGCATCCCTGGGCCGTGACCTGGCTGGATGATGAAAGAATGTTGATTACGGCCCGCCCCGGTCAGCTCTACCTGGTGGACGGCGACGAAGTGACCGAGGTCGGCAACCTGCCCAGGATCGACGCCGACGAAGATCAGCTCACTGCTCCCCAAGGTGGCAACCAGGGCGGCCTGCTGGATGTCGCCGTGCATCCCGATTACGCGAACAACGGCTGGATCTACTTTACCTATTCCAGTCCCGGCGACGACGATTCGGTGATGGGCGACGAGGAGTACGGCACCGGCACGGCACTGGCCCGCGCCCGCCTGAGCGACGACGGCAGCGAACTCACCGATCTCGAGACACTCTACGCCCAAGTACCGCGCACCGCTCCCGGTCGCCACTACGGCTCGCGCATCGTCTTTCCCGGTGATGGCAGCGTGATGTTCTCGATCGGCGATCGTGGCATCCGCTATCCGTCCCAGGATCTCACCGATCCGGGCGGTTCGATCATTCGTCTCAACGAGGATGGCGGCGCCCATGAAGAGAATCCCTTCATCGGCGTGGAGCCCGGCAACCTTCGCCCCGAGATCTTCTCCTACGGTCACCGCAACAACCAAGGGTTGGCGCTGCACCCCGACACCGGGGCACTGTGGGCCATCGATCACGGCCCCTCGGGCGGTGGCGAACAGCTCTATATCGCCGAGGCCGGCAACAACCACGGCTGGCCACAGGTTGCCTTCGGCCGCGAATACTCCACCGACGAATTCATCGGCATCGGCGAGGAGGCGCCCGGCGTCACTCCCCCGGTACACGTGTGGTACGACACCCTGGCCCCGTCGGGACTGGCCTTCTATACCGGCGACGAGTTCGCTGCCTGGCAAGGCAACCTGTTCGTCGGCGCCCTGTATGCCGAACGCCTTCATCGCCTGGTACTGGAGGGAGAGGAAATCGCACACGAGGAAGTGCTGCTCGAGAACGAGCTGGGCCGCATCCGCGACGTGCGTCAAGGACCGGACGGCCTGCTCTACGTACTCACCGACGAGAGCGATGGCGGCCTCTATCGGATCGAGCCCGAGGCCTAG
- a CDS encoding molybdopterin-dependent oxidoreductase → MFPLRSCRAVSLSLLLFLLATLPPVMAASLPPPEGDVLLRVTGNIEHPNVGDELHLDREMLMSLSPRVIETSTPWTEGVGRFEGPLLRAVLEAAGAQGEHVRVRALNEYEFEVPVVDFHDYDVILAMTRDGEPIAVRDLGPMFVLYPFDEHPELLNETIRHRSVWHVGALHVP, encoded by the coding sequence ATGTTCCCACTACGGTCATGCCGCGCAGTCTCGCTCAGCCTGCTTCTCTTCCTCCTCGCGACCCTGCCGCCCGTGATGGCTGCGTCGCTGCCGCCTCCCGAGGGAGACGTTCTGCTGCGGGTGACGGGCAACATCGAGCATCCTAACGTCGGCGACGAGCTGCATCTCGATCGTGAAATGCTGATGTCGCTTTCGCCTCGGGTGATCGAGACGAGCACACCTTGGACGGAGGGGGTCGGGCGCTTCGAAGGACCGCTGCTGCGTGCCGTGCTGGAGGCGGCCGGTGCTCAGGGTGAACACGTGCGGGTTCGGGCGCTGAATGAGTACGAATTCGAGGTGCCGGTAGTGGACTTCCACGACTATGACGTCATCCTGGCCATGACGCGTGACGGCGAGCCCATTGCCGTGCGCGACCTGGGGCCAATGTTCGTGCTTTACCCCTTCGATGAACATCCGGAACTGCTCAACGAGACCATTCGTCATCGCTCGGTCTGGCACGTGGGCGCGCTGCATGTGCCATGA